The Thermoplasmata archaeon DNA segment CCCATTTATGTAAGAGCAGCCCGAGTCCCAAAAATAAGAGGCAGGGTCCTGCGAGCCAGGCCCAGGCTATTTTCGCACTGGCCGCAAATAATGTGATTAGCAGGCCGGAAACGAGCATCAGGGCCCCGTACTGAATGTCGGACTTCATCGCCCTGCTCCCCCGGGGCTCTGGAATTCTCCTGATTGCTCGAATAATATTGAGCCGAGCACCCCTCCGAGTGGTGATGTATATTGTTATCAGAGTGAGCAGCACGCCCCCACAGAAGGCCGTCAGAACGCTTTCCCATCTGAAGAAGAAGGGGAACTGGGCAACACCAGTGAAAATCACACCAAAGGCCTGAATGAGGAGATAGCCGAGGCCCAGACCCGCGAGTCCACCCACTGCGCTTGCGAGAAGAACATAAATGGCACCCTCGAACAAGAACATCCTCACGAGCTGACGCCGCATCATCCCTATGGCCCGCACTATCCCCATCTCGCCTTTTCTCTCCTCTGCCAGCATCACGAATATATTGACTATGAGCACAATCCCCGCAATTATCGCAAAGACCGAGAAAATCATGAATATCTGGCCGATTGCCTCGCCACCCGCCCTAGCCCTCTTCAGCCCATCGTACTTGACGTCGTGCACCTCCAGCCCCGCGTCCCCGGCCGTGATTCTATCATCAAGTTCGGCCCGCACCGAAGAGGCTATGGCCTCAAGGAGCCGCGGGTCCGGACCCCATATTCTAGCGAAGGATAGAATCTCCACTGGATAGACGCCGCCCGTGACCAGATGCTGGGCGTCCCCAGGGGACAGGAAACCAAAGGTAACGTTTCGGATTTCGGGTGACAGGAGTAGTTCTGGGCCGGGGGGTAGGACCAGAGCCTTCAGGTTTATACTGCGCACCACTCCGTCCAGACCACGGCTGGCGAGGGAGATGGAAGTGCCGTTGCTCAGGTTCAGCGACGAGGCTGGGCCGCTGAGAACCGCTAGCTCCCCGCTCTCCACAACCGGAATCGATGGGTCGGTGGTGTTGAAGCCTAGCGCAAGAGGAGTCGGAGGTGGGGCGCCGTTTACTGAGAGAAGCGGGGCCACAGTAGCGGTGAGCGCCTTCGCTCCAACCGCCGCTCCTTTCTCCAGTAAAAGGGAGGCATGGCTCGCGGGGAAATGGCCCAGAGTGCTTGTCAGCTCTAGCCCATCCCCAGTGATGGCGAGACGGAGCCCCAGCTCTCTCATACCAACAGCCCCGTCGAGAGCCCTCAAAATGCTGCGGTTAACCTTTGGCGACCAGCTCTCGCCCTCGCGCATGTCCCCCTTGTCCGATATCAGGATGGTGTTTATCTTCCCGCTCAAATTGAAAAGTTCCTGCGCGGTCGAGAGCTCCATGAAAAGTGCCTTGACCTGCTCGTAGTTGGCCCTTCCGAACAGCTGTTTTTCCTGAATGAGTCGTGCAATCGTGAGGTTGAGGCGAATCTGCACGGGCCCGGACCCGCCACCAGCCATGTATGAGCCGTAGGCGACGGTCAGAACGTCTCCAGGACGGGCCTCTAGAGCCTCTCCGAGGCGCGAGTTCAGGGCGACTTCGCCCCGCGCGAGAGCATCCGTATAGAAGCCTGCTCCGTCAAGACTTCCGAACGCCGAGGTTCTCATTACGGAGGAGTTGAAAGCTCGGAGGACCACAGAGGGCTCAGCGAGCTGGGTGCGCGGGTTGAGTACCGAGACGGTTACGAAAAGCGCGGGCGCGACCGCCTCGATACCCTCGACGGAGGAGAGGCCATCAGAGAGGGAACTATAAAGACCCCCGTCGAAATTTCTCAGACCTCCCGCCGGGTCCGTGCCCGACACAACGTGGTCAACCTCGCCCAGCGAGCGATAAGTCTCGACCTCGAAGAGGTAGCGCATCGTGTCGCCGACGACGAGAGAGGAGGAGATTATTGCGGTCCCCACCATCAGCCCGGCCACGACGAGTGCGCTCTGAGCCTTCCTTCTTGAGAAGTTCCTTACCGCTAGTCGGAAAACGACCCTTCCCTGAAGGGCGAGGGCAGTGAGCGCGGCTAGTATGACGAGCACGAGCAGCAGGCAGATGGAAAGGCCGGGTTCCATATACTCACCGCGCACCGGTCTCCTGGCCGATGATTCTGCCATTCTCCATACGTATAAGACGCCCGCACATTCCGCCGACTGCGGGGTCGTGGGTGACGATGACGAAGGTCAGGCCCTTCTCCCGGTTGAGCTTTCTCATGAGCTCCATGACCTCGCGGCTGTTCTCGGTATCCAGATTGCCGGTGGGCTCGTCCGCCCAGACAAGAGCGGGGTCGTTGACGAGGCTGCGTGCGATCGCGACGCGTTGCTGCTCCCCCCCGCTCAGCTCGGCCGGCTTATGGTTCTCACGGCCGATGAGGCCGACGAGGGCCAATGCTTCGAGCGCTCTTGCCCTTGCCTCCTTCATTGGAGTCCCGACGAGCAAAAGGGGGAGCTCGACGTTTTCGAGAGCAGTCAGCACGGGGAGGAGGTTGAAGCTCTGAAAAATGAAGCCCATTTTTCTTGCGCGATACGCAGTTCTCTCATCATCCTTCATCGCGTGGATATCCTTTCCCTCAATAAGCACCTTTCCGGAGGTCAGGTCGTCTAGACCGGAGAGGCAATTCAGCATCGTGGTCTTGCCACAGCCCGAGGGCCCCATCACCGCTACCATCTCGCCCTTCTCGACCGTGAAGTCCACCCCGCGTAGAGCCTCAACCTTCACGCGGCCGGTGTCGTAGGTCTTGTGGACGCCCCGCGCCTCGATTATCGCTACCATTGCACACCCGCCTCGCAGGGGG contains these protein-coding regions:
- a CDS encoding ABC transporter ATP-binding protein, which translates into the protein MVAIIEARGVHKTYDTGRVKVEALRGVDFTVEKGEMVAVMGPSGCGKTTMLNCLSGLDDLTSGKVLIEGKDIHAMKDDERTAYRARKMGFIFQSFNLLPVLTALENVELPLLLVGTPMKEARARALEALALVGLIGRENHKPAELSGGEQQRVAIARSLVNDPALVWADEPTGNLDTENSREVMELMRKLNREKGLTFVIVTHDPAVGGMCGRLIRMENGRIIGQETGAR
- a CDS encoding FtsX-like permease family protein is translated as MRGEYMEPGLSICLLLVLVILAALTALALQGRVVFRLAVRNFSRRKAQSALVVAGLMVGTAIISSSLVVGDTMRYLFEVETYRSLGEVDHVVSGTDPAGGLRNFDGGLYSSLSDGLSSVEGIEAVAPALFVTVSVLNPRTQLAEPSVVLRAFNSSVMRTSAFGSLDGAGFYTDALARGEVALNSRLGEALEARPGDVLTVAYGSYMAGGGSGPVQIRLNLTIARLIQEKQLFGRANYEQVKALFMELSTAQELFNLSGKINTILISDKGDMREGESWSPKVNRSILRALDGAVGMRELGLRLAITGDGLELTSTLGHFPASHASLLLEKGAAVGAKALTATVAPLLSVNGAPPPTPLALGFNTTDPSIPVVESGELAVLSGPASSLNLSNGTSISLASRGLDGVVRSINLKALVLPPGPELLLSPEIRNVTFGFLSPGDAQHLVTGGVYPVEILSFARIWGPDPRLLEAIASSVRAELDDRITAGDAGLEVHDVKYDGLKRARAGGEAIGQIFMIFSVFAIIAGIVLIVNIFVMLAEERKGEMGIVRAIGMMRRQLVRMFLFEGAIYVLLASAVGGLAGLGLGYLLIQAFGVIFTGVAQFPFFFRWESVLTAFCGGVLLTLITIYITTRRGARLNIIRAIRRIPEPRGSRAMKSDIQYGALMLVSGLLITLFAASAKIAWAWLAGPCLLFLGLGLLLHKWVSLRAAMSFSSTAILVWVFNPFPLPIVSEAVSEGAGLDMFVVSGVFLVIAGVLLMMFNSDALLSLLQRIMGRSGSLRAALKLAVAYPMDRKGRTGMTLAMFSLVIFTVTVIAMIAAMQASMMENIKGQQSGGYDIIGFTGPGTPFQNLSLENLPSQLRERDIRQLHTLSTSMVALVGYDEMGGGGGSGIEMGQPIASGSRITQLYGAGEDFLERNGFPLQERDSNYTSDRECWLALKNNRSLCIIDGSRFQTAYIQGGPSFGGQRGAYAGGTVTVTDLQGQNRTRTLRVIGVMHQMYFFQGIVVNRELVSQEYSGADRLLLVDLGPHEDSGGAMKDFKRAYLENGLVVIDINAIISIVTTSISNVMYLMEAFLAVGLFIGIAGIGIVSYRNVIERRQQIGMMRAVGFTRRMVASSFLIETSFVTILAIFIGILLGVGIGWQIFDGGGYRELGASFVIPVENILIIALGAYLATILFTFYPSLMAAKVPPAEALRYVE